The Paraburkholderia agricolaris genome includes the window CCAGGCGCTCCTGCGTGGCGCCCTCGGACTCGAGCAGACCGAACGCGGGTTGATGCCGCACCGCTTGCCTGCCTGGGCGCGCGCTCAATGCACCGACCCTCAGTTGGCGATGGCCGAGTCGCAGCCCTCAGGAGTACGACTGGCGTTTCGCACCCCGGCGACGGATATCGAAATCGATGTCCTGCCGACACGGTACGCGTATGCGGGTGTCCCGCCGCGGCCAGCCGGTGTGTATGACCTGCTGGTGGACGGCCGCCTCGTCCATCAGAGTAGTGCAACGGGTGGCGACACCGTGACGATCGACATGGCCACCGGCACCGTGTCGAAGCAGTCGGGTTCGCTGGACACCCTGCGGTTTAGCGGCCTGCCCAGCCATGACAAGAAAGTCGAACTCTGGCTGCCGCACAACGAAATCACGGAGCTTGTCGCGCTGCGCTCGAACGCCCATGTCGAGCCGGTTGTCGACGAGGGGCGAACAGTCTGGCTGCATCACGGCAGTTCCATCAGCCATGGCTCCAACGCACAGAGTCCCACTTCGATCTGGCCCGCGCTTGCCGCTTCCCTCGGCGACGTGGAGCTGGTCAACCTTGGATTCGGCGGCAGCGCGCTACTCGACCCCTTCACCGCCCGAACGATGCGCGACACGCCTGCCGACGTGATCAGCCTGAAGATCGGCATCAATCTCGTCAATGCGGATCTGATGCGGCTGCGTGCTTTTACGCCGGCGGTGCACGGTTTTCTCGACACCATCCGGGAAGGCCACCCAGACGCGCCGTTGCTGATCATCTCACCGCTCTATTGCCCGATTCACGAGGACACGCCGGGCCCTGGCGCGTTCGATATGAATGCGCTCGCCGCAGGTAAGGTTTCGTTTCGGGCCACAGGTGATCCGGCCGACCGCAAGGCCGGAAAGTTGACGCTGACCGTCATACGGGATGAGTTGCGACGCATCGTGCAGCAGCGCGCGGCGAACGACCCACATCTGCACTATCTCGACGGACTTGAACTCTACGGTCAACAGGATTTCGCCGATCTGCCGCTGCCCGATCAACTGCATCCGGATGGGCCCGCGCATCGCCGCATTGGCGAGCGGTTCGCCAGGCTCGCGTTTGGCGATGGAGGTCTTCTCTCTACTGAGCGATCAACACGGTGAAGCCCGCAAAGGCTGCATGAACGGACATCCACGCCGACGGGTCAGCCGTCTGAAACCTTGAACAGTTTCGCGCACATAAAATCGACGAACACTCTGAGTTTCGACGACAACTGCCGGCTCGACGGCCATAGGATCGAGAACTGTCCTGGGGCGATCTGATGCGCGCCGAGCACCGTCGTCAGCATGCCCGTCGCGATTGCATCGCGAACCAGGAAGTCCGGCATGTAGCCAATGCCAAATCCCGCGATGACAGTCTCGCGTAACGCTTCCATGTTGTTGCAGGTCAGCGCCGTGCGCAGATTCGCAGGCTCACTTCCATCCGCCAGCAATTCCCACGGCTGCAGCTTGCCGGTTGTGCGAAACCGGTAACGCACGCAGGCGTGCGCTTCCAGGTCGCGCAGTGTGGCCGGCACACCCGCTTGCGCGAGATAGCCCGGCGACGCGCACAGCACGAAGCAGAATGCGCCGAGACGGCGCGACATCAAACTCGAATCGCTCAGCGTGCCGCTGCGGATGACGGCATCGAACCCGCCTTCGACGACGTCCACGAGCCGGTCGTTGAAATCCAGATCGAGCTCGACGTCGGGATAGCGTCGCGTGAATTCCGGCAGCACCGGCAACAGGAATCGATAGCCGATCGCGGGCAGGCTGATACGCAGCTTGCCGCGTGGTGTTTGCGCGGCCTCCGACAGCATGGCCTCGGCATCGCGCAGATCCTCCAGTATCCGGTGACAGCGATCGTAGAAATGACGGCCTTCGTCGGTGAGCGTGACCTTGCGTGTGGTGCGATGGAAGAGCCGCACGCCGAGCGAGTGTTCCAGCTTCGCAATCGCCTTGCCGACCGCCGACGCCGAGATGCCGAGCTTGTGCCCGGCGGCGACGAAGCTAAGCGCCTCTGCCGTGCGCACAAACGCGACGATTCCGTTGAGGTTGTCCATCCCGTTCTGACACCCGTAAAGCCGATTGAATTAAGGAATTTAACTCCTTTATCATCGGAATTCCACGGTGTTTTTATTTGATTGAATCCGAATTATCGTTGATCGCTCTGCCGGGAGTGCGCGCACAGGAGGTGTCGCGCGGACCGGCTTTCTTTGGGGAGCGTCGATGAGCAACACTTTTTCGTCCGTTTCAATGGGACGGCCAGTCGCCATTCTGACGGCCGTTTGTCTCGCAGCGCTCGCGCTGCCGCTCAGTTTTTCGGCGGGTGCGCTGGCAACGCCCGCGATTGGCCGGGAGCTCGCGGGCGGCCCGGTCGAGATGAACTGGATCACGAACGCGTTCATGCTGACCTTTGGCAGCCTGTTGATGGCGGCGGGCGCACTCGCGGACCGGTTTGGACGCAAGCGCCTGTTTGCGATCGGTGTCAGCGGATTCGCGCTGGTCTCGATGCTGCTCGGCTTTGCACCGTCGATCCTGGTCGTCGATCTGCTGCGCGCCGTGCAGGGTGTTGCCGCCGCGGCCGCGCTGGCGGGCGGCACTGCGGCTCTTGCCCAGGAGTTCGACGGTCGCGCGCGCACCCGCGCGTTCAGTCTGCTCGGCACGACCTTCGGGCTTGGGCTGGCATTCGGACCCGTGCTGGCGGGCTTCATGATCGAGCGCTTCGGTTGGCGAGCGATCTTCGCGACGGGTGCCGTGGTGGGTGTCCTCTCGCTGCTGTTCGGCGTGCCGCAGATGCGTGAATCGCGCGACCCGGATGCGCGGCGTATCGACTGGGCGGGAATCGCTACGTTCACCGGGGCGTTGTCGTGCTTCACGTTCGGCGTGATTCAGTCCTCGGAGAGCGGCTGGTCGAACCCGCTCGTCGTCGGATTTCTGGTGGGCGCGGCATTGCTGGGCACTGCGTTCTGGGTCATCGAAACGCACGTCGCGCGGCCCATGCTTGATCTGTCTCTGTTCCGCTATCCGCGTTTTGTCGGCGTGCAGGTGCTGCCGATCGCGACCTGCTACTGCTACATCGTGCTGCTCGTCGTGCTGCCGTTGCGTTTTGTCGGTGCCGACGGTTACAGCGAGATCGAGGCCGGCTGGCTGATGCTCGCGCTGTCGGCCCCGATGCTGGTCGTGCCGCTCGTTGCCGCAACGCTGACGCGCTGGATGTCGGCCGGCGTCATCTCGGGCATCGGCTTGTTGATCGCCGCGGCCGGCCTGTACTGGCTGACCATTGTGTTACGCGACGGTGCGAGCCATGCCGCGATCGCTCCCTTGCTCACAATCGGCGTCGGCGCGGGAATGCCGTGGGGATTGATGGACGGCTTGTCGGTGAGCGTCGTGCCGAAGGAGCGCGCCGGCATGGCGACGGGAATTTTCAGTACCACGCGTGTGGCAGGTGAGTGCATTGCACTCGCAACGGTCAGCGCGATTCTGGCAGCGCTCACGCAGGCTCGCGTGCAGTCGATCGTGAGACCCGATGCTCGATCCGCCGACGTATCCGAAGCGGCGGCACGTCTCGCAGCGGGCGATCTGGAGCGCGCATCGGCGCTTCTTCCGCATGT containing:
- a CDS encoding GDSL-type esterase/lipase family protein translates to MITTRISQALLRGALGLEQTERGLMPHRLPAWARAQCTDPQLAMAESQPSGVRLAFRTPATDIEIDVLPTRYAYAGVPPRPAGVYDLLVDGRLVHQSSATGGDTVTIDMATGTVSKQSGSLDTLRFSGLPSHDKKVELWLPHNEITELVALRSNAHVEPVVDEGRTVWLHHGSSISHGSNAQSPTSIWPALAASLGDVELVNLGFGGSALLDPFTARTMRDTPADVISLKIGINLVNADLMRLRAFTPAVHGFLDTIREGHPDAPLLIISPLYCPIHEDTPGPGAFDMNALAAGKVSFRATGDPADRKAGKLTLTVIRDELRRIVQQRAANDPHLHYLDGLELYGQQDFADLPLPDQLHPDGPAHRRIGERFARLAFGDGGLLSTERSTR
- a CDS encoding LysR family transcriptional regulator, producing MDNLNGIVAFVRTAEALSFVAAGHKLGISASAVGKAIAKLEHSLGVRLFHRTTRKVTLTDEGRHFYDRCHRILEDLRDAEAMLSEAAQTPRGKLRISLPAIGYRFLLPVLPEFTRRYPDVELDLDFNDRLVDVVEGGFDAVIRSGTLSDSSLMSRRLGAFCFVLCASPGYLAQAGVPATLRDLEAHACVRYRFRTTGKLQPWELLADGSEPANLRTALTCNNMEALRETVIAGFGIGYMPDFLVRDAIATGMLTTVLGAHQIAPGQFSILWPSSRQLSSKLRVFVDFMCAKLFKVSDG
- a CDS encoding MFS transporter: MSNTFSSVSMGRPVAILTAVCLAALALPLSFSAGALATPAIGRELAGGPVEMNWITNAFMLTFGSLLMAAGALADRFGRKRLFAIGVSGFALVSMLLGFAPSILVVDLLRAVQGVAAAAALAGGTAALAQEFDGRARTRAFSLLGTTFGLGLAFGPVLAGFMIERFGWRAIFATGAVVGVLSLLFGVPQMRESRDPDARRIDWAGIATFTGALSCFTFGVIQSSESGWSNPLVVGFLVGAALLGTAFWVIETHVARPMLDLSLFRYPRFVGVQVLPIATCYCYIVLLVVLPLRFVGADGYSEIEAGWLMLALSAPMLVVPLVAATLTRWMSAGVISGIGLLIAAAGLYWLTIVLRDGASHAAIAPLLTIGVGAGMPWGLMDGLSVSVVPKERAGMATGIFSTTRVAGECIALATVSAILAALTQARVQSIVRPDARSADVSEAAARLAAGDLERASALLPHVSHAALQHIYTDAFGLLLAGLTVVTLLCAIAVFVILGRTRTDDDSSTDRERRASVMASDREPA